DNA sequence from the Dermatophagoides farinae isolate YC_2012a chromosome 10, ASM2471394v1, whole genome shotgun sequence genome:
ttcaaaaaaacaaacactaccatcatttgtgatgatgatgatgatgattcgtgtttgtgtttaatccatcaccaccaccatcatcaacgtgttgtcattgtcaccaccaattatcattttttttctgaaatcattgccatcatcatcatcagtatatGATACttgatcaaaacaaacaaaagttACCTTTTTTTACgcgcgtgtgtgtgtgtgtgtgtgtgtagatcAACGAcataaaatataaatgatgataatgacgatgatcatcatcgtttaaATCAGAAATCATtgcatatattttttttttgttttttatccaGATTTGgattgcaaatttttttgttttttgttgttgcaaaaTATCGGTTTTCATCTAGTACAGGGCTTCTTAAACTATGGGTCGCGACCCCGAATGGGGTCGCGTAGCAAAATTTTTGACGTGTATTTGTGTAGAGCAATCATGAAATGGGGTCgcgaatgaaaaaagtttaaGAAGCCCTGATCTAGTATATTACCTGAGAAAAATCGGTTACAACCAGAATTATTCAGTTTCCAgaattttcataaaattaattcgttttcttctttttttcttctcccctttccattaccattatgattatgtCAAAAGCCAAACGTTAAGGTCATGTATGCCAAGGGGAAAGGCACGACCGTTCCTTCTGATGCCCAGGCGCGTGAAAAGTAAGTATTTTGTTCATGTGGATATAGATTACATttaaattcttgaaattgaatttaatttttctttatttttttttaaattcaggCTAGCACTCTACGTATATGAATATTTACTACACGTGGGCGCTCAGAAAGCTGCGCAAACTTTTCTATCAGAggtaaaaataaagaattttgaacaaaaaaaaacatacaccgGATGCAAGAATTGGAGCtttttaatgattgaatattttttttttttttgataataaaaaaagatacGATGGGAAAAGAATATTACATTAGGCGAACCGCCTGGATTTCTTCATTCTTGGTGGTGGTAAGTATTACTTTTCGGATTGAGAATTTAAGAATTgagattaatttttttttgttttgtttcattcagtGTTTTCTGGGATCTTTATTGTGCAGCTCCAGAACGGCGTGATACTTGTGAACACTCTAGTGAAGCCAAAGCGTTCCATGATTATGTAAGTggcaatgttttttgtttttttcatttaagtttttttgatttggattttttgttttgttgatttttgttgttatttatacacacccacacacacacaaatttaTCCATTATGAATTCATCTAAAGACATGGCCAGAATTAatctctttttgtttgtttggttggtttAACCTGACCAATCATCGCAATATATCTACCGATTATAATATTTCGTAATTAATGTTTTAATGAATTCGTTAACGTAATAACATATAGATGCATATAGAATAACTAGatagagaatttttttttttacttgtgGGGTAAGAATTTCAAAcctaaatgaaaaaaaatggcgcATGCATTCCAAAAAtttgtacttttttttcactctgaGGCcctttttgtgtgtgtgtgtgtgtgtgtgcatgtttgCATATGAGTAGTGTGGTTGGTACCTATACTACCTTTATTCTTATTCTATAATGGTTCTGTGATTCCACACTAGTATGATGGTGGTTTTTTTGGgcatgatggtgatgatgatgatgatgttgatgtgtATGTAATGTCGCTGTAGAATTTCGttatttcttttctcttacttatcattaaaaataaccaggttgttgttgttaatctTGCAACACAAAacctattgatgatgatgtggtcCATGAAAATTCCCATTTGTATTACCATAATGAAACCGTTATAGTCGATATTTCGATACATGAAAATCAGAATTAGAATTAAAAATTAGCAATGAGAGTATATAAAATCTTTGAAGGAATGTACACACACCTGTACCtcttgaatatttttcatccattaatTCTGTTTTCCAgatactttttttgtttttgaatgattctgatttctgttttctattaaatatttaatcaaaaatacaAGAAAACCGGCATACTGCATAATATTCTTGtattttacacacacactggatatttttaaatttcttgttcatttttttatcttgcctttttatttttcgtttttttaaattctgtATATTTTCTCACtatatatctatctatctatctatatactgtatttttcttcttcttctccttattcttcttcattttcaatctacaatcatcatcactatagGGATTTGTCAATTCGGGATATACTGTCAATGGAATTGCTGCCCATGTAAGTTTCTCTATCTGTCTATTTCTGCTGgaatttttgcttttgtgTTTTCTAATAATATCAATCTATCATTTCgagatcaatcaatcaatcaaatcaaatcaattctttttcttttcctttttcatatttctattcacttttttctttcaaatgataatattgtaaTCATAATCcagtttcattttatttaaaaatgaataaaataaaaatttgcatatatatatccacatttatattatgattttgttcaagaacacacacacatatatacacaacTTGTGTTTATTACTTGAattattgtcattcattcattcatttgttattattagttAGGGTTAAAATAGCCATAAAGATAGGATTGTCTTTGTTGTGTTGTTCCTATTTAttcgtttgaaaaaataaaattgaacgaTGAAcctgatgacgatgattacATAAACGTCAAATTCAGGTTGAATTCTCTTtctcacatacacacacacacacacacacacacacacacacactctcATACACTGTCTGATGTTCATAATGGTCACGACCTTTGTTCTTGTTCTTGTCTTGGGtcatagttgttgttgttatcagtGATCGaggttcaacaacaacaacaacaacaagttgaAACCATTATTTGAATGAGAATTGTcgattcaacaaaaaaaatacgggaaaaaaacaactaaccaaccaaccagccATCCGATAcaatacaaaatgaatgtggGTATAGTTTGAACATAGTATAACCTGAAAGacttgttttctttttctacctttgattatttttacaTTGCAATTgcattacttttttttatttcttcttcctatttcatcttcatgtttttttttttttttttggttttgtttgggtggttgttgtttttgggttgaattgttgttgttcattattatgaaatgCTATGTATAACTGGTAACTCTTCTTGCTCTCTTTACCTGTATGATTTATCtttatctatttttattattgtctctcttcaaatattttgtttttttttattctgggTGTCTTTTTTCTTATGAAAGAagcgacaatgatgattatcatgatgatgatgatgatgatgatcattattccATAGCTTCTGTTATAATCGAAACATGGTATAGATAggtttttgattcatttttttttgtccatttcaATTGTAAAATTATGATATGCTTATGGtggttaatgatgattacactATGTTCgtaaaaaaagagaaatgaCAAGAGACATTGGTACATATATATGGAAATAATTGGATCTATATACcggtatattttttttgttcttgtttacAGGTTCCGTTCATTAACCCTTTGTGAGAATGGTCGTTgatcagacacacacacacacacacacacacacacacacataacccgaaattgttgttgtttatgataGCATTcgaaatattatcattaatagaGAGAAAGCGAGAGAGATATTGGTAGATTAAACAAAACTGATGATCTTGATacgattttattattatagaataataataattggaaAATCAGATTGATTCTAGtcatttgttgatcaattttattagtattgaaaattgttgtggatattgatatttcattttgtttttataataGAATCCAACAGCACCAAGTCCACTAAATCAGATACCAAATGATGGAATGCCCGGTGGACCAATGCCTCCAGCAGGCTTTTTTACGGTAAATTTACATATATTTTCTATcgatttttctgttgtttaataatcgtttttatttgaatttaaaaatttagaaTTCACATATGCGACCTTCGCCACCACAACAACCTGTATCACAGCCGTCCCCACATTCTCAGCCTCCTCCTCCACCACCACATAGTCAAATGATGCAAAATCAGGTATATTTTGGATTTCCGATTATAAGAATATAAATTTTCTAATAAATCTTTTTCAGCAGTTTATGTCTCCAAGATATCCTCCTGGTGGTCCAAGAGGACCGGGTGGTGTTCGTATGCCTCAACAAGTGGATTTTAATGTATGaaactttcaattttttatgcaattattataatcaaaaacttatcattattattgcacaCAATAGCCATCTGGAGGTGTACCCGGACAGCCTTTGATGCCGAACAATATGGATCCATCACGTCAAGgtaaacaaaattgattatttttccaGATTGAATATTGCACgccatttatttgttgttattgttgttgttgtcattgtcgttgtcatAACACTTTTGTCTtttgatttgtatttgtaatTATTGtccgatttttttcctaatcTTTCCttgcctttttttcaatttcattatcaaaaatcgaaaccaaaaaaaaggtgaaGGTGATTTTGTTGGTTGGCAACCAGGTAAATTTccttttcattatttattatatggaattttttattcttgttttcattttttctaattatcatttttttgttgtgtttatcatcatcaggtcCCGGTGgtatgaattcaatgaatccTCGATTAAATCATCCTCGAGGTCAACCAATGGGTCCAATGGCACCGGGTGGATACGGCGGTATgagaccaccaccaccaaactCAATGGGTCCTGGACCTGGACCCGGTGGACCAATGCCACCAGGTATGGGTATGCCACCTGGAGGCGGTAGACCATGGCAACAACCAAATACATCAAATATGAATTACTCATCAGCTTCACCAGGCAATCATTATGcagtatgtttttttttgatgatagtTTGAACATAAAACTGAGTTATTTTCATCTCTCTATCGTCTTAGGGTCCACCTGGTTCTGGTTCTGGTCCTGGACCTGGAACGCCAATTATGCCCAGTCCTCAAGGTTCATCAGGACCATATTCTCCTGCCAGTCATAGAATGGGTACACCGAATCCCGGTGGAAGaggtttagttttttttcatatttgaaactggtttttgattttcaattctttttatcATAGATTCTACCGGTTCTGGTGGTGATGGAatgtattcaatgatgaaaccaGTTGGACCAGGGGTAAGTTATATTGAGAAATTCTCGATTTTcacaatatttattattgttttttttcaaccaaaaaaaaaaacagcaattTTCAATGGCACCTGGTGGTCCAGATGGTCCTATAGGTCCAATGGGTGGTGATATGGTACCACCGGTAATGAATGGTATGTCAAATCCTGGTGATGGTATGGATGGTATGAAAAGTTCACCAGCGAATGGACCAGGGACGCCTAGAGAGGATAGTGGGCCACCTATCGGTTATGATATAACGGCTTATGGACAAGAAAATGTAAGTTTtcaacaccaaaaaaaaaaaaaaaaaaaaaaatcaaaatcacatAAACATACCTTtatcatatatgaatatataggatcaaaatgaatctgcggctatattgaaaataaaagaaactATGCAAGAAGAAGCGAAAAGgtttgaaaaagaaacacCAACTGATCATCAGGATTTTTTTatgcaatgaaaacaatgaagacaaacaaattatgaatatttccaaaaaaaaagaagaaaatttgtataatcatcattatcattatcatcaaacattcTTTGCATCCTTTTtccctcatcatcatcatcatcatttatatcaaCATTTTCGAAATTTGAACCAAACAAACTTATTGATCATTActaatggacaacaacaactacaactacaacaaaatACGTTCTGATACAAAAATgcataattttattattaattattgcGATtcttctctctttttctcttaaattttaattatattcaacacacacacacacacatactccaccaaaaaaaaaaaaaaaataatgcaaaaaacaaatcatcattgtcaacaaCATATATAATTGAAgtaattcaatcatcatcattttttttattttgcattCCGAAACAAGAATTTCCTATAAATACTggaaaatttctttattgatttctttttgcaccactactaccaccaccaccacccacaacacacatacacaagcATGAAtgcatttaaaaaaaaaattctatttaatcaccatcatcatcattatgcaACACTTTCCCTtaaacataatcatcaccatcatcatcatattgattgattgattgattttattgtttttttcttatttgctttgtttcttttttttttattttcttttcatctcatttcatatgaaacaaaaagtgTTGATCACaagtggtgtgtgtgtgtgttggtgtgTGTTCGCCGTAGAAActattgcttttttttccccatttaatttaaacattgatgatgatgatgatggtgaatgtATTTGTATCACAAACACACCCACCCACACTCATACACactgtttgaatttttatttcaattaatcaattttttccacatatATAGTGTTGATACatatataatttatttatttttttttttttattaatttgttGTCTTCaccatcgttttttttccggtctttctttattcaattagttcaatttttttttctttctgtctgtctgtctgtctatTTTGATCCAAAGCTACACACAcctgcatacacacacacacacacacttgcaTGCACATTATATGAAAGGAAATGAACATGACTAAATATATAATCGATTAAAATCGATAGtcaccatcgtcatcaatatcgatatttattcacaaatcgcgaatgaatgaaaattgatcaaaaaaaaaaaaaaaaatttttctcccATTGTGTAAATTTcttaattgattttaatttatatattttaaagaaaacaacaaaaaaattgataaaatcacAGATAATctgatttgaaacaaaaatcctcatttgaatatataaatatcgattatcatcatcaacatttttgcATGCATCTtaattcattgtcatcacacacacatgcacatgcacacaccacttatattcattttttttttaattaaaaacaaaaaaacattgcaattttatcatcattatcatattgatcattattgtctgttgtcatcatcatcatcatcattcattattcttatgattctcaacaacaacaacaacaacaaattcttattatccaaaaaaaataatggatcaACATTCGATTAAAATTCTCTTTCATTATTGGCCGATTCATTATcgattcttgttttgttttattcttacactataaacgaaaaaaaaattcaatttcatcacatacacactcatcacacacaatgatgatcatcatgatttttttcttttgtaatTTGTATACACACAATTTGAATGGTGAAATTTTCCTGAAAACACCAAATTcggcatcattttttttcagtgtctcatttttttttgttttttgttttcattgatattcattcatttctctGTCTCTTTGactcagacacacacacacacacacactattttctcatcattatcatcattttttttgcaacatcatcataaacaacaacgacaaaaaaaacggaaaaaaaattttgattataaaattttcattgcaaaaaaaaaataatataaagttaaaataaataattatcatatataaaaGATAATAaggaatttcttttttattccaaaaaaattcttgtcaaGAATTTCATCAGGTAAGCCAACATTCGaagtgtaaaaaaaaatgcattttTTCACCATATACTGCT
Encoded proteins:
- the Ssdp gene encoding sequence-specific single-stranded DNA-binding protein isoform X4, which produces MYAKGKGTTVPSDAQAREKLALYVYEYLLHVGAQKAAQTFLSEIRWEKNITLGEPPGFLHSWWCVFWDLYCAAPERRDTCEHSSEAKAFHDYGFVNSGYTVNGIAAHNPTAPSPLNQIPNDGMPGGPMPPAGFFTNSHMRPSPPQQPVSQPSPHSQPPPPPPHSQMMQNQFMSPRYPPGGPRGPGGVRMPQQVDFNPSGGVPGQPLMPNNMDPSRQGPGGMNSMNPRLNHPRGQPMGPMAPGGYGGMRPPPPNSMGPGPGPGGPMPPGMGMPPGGGRPWQQPNTSNMNYSSASPGNHYAGPPGSGSGPGPGTPIMPSPQGSSGPYSPASHRMGTPNPGGRDSTGSGGDGMYSMMKPVGPGQFSMAPGGPDGPIGPMGGDMVPPVMNGMSNPGDGMDGMKSSPANGPGTPREDSGPPIGYDITAYGQENDQNESAAILKIKETMQEEAKRFEKETPTDHQDFFMQ
- the Ssdp gene encoding sequence-specific single-stranded DNA-binding protein isoform X6; translated protein: MYAKGKGTTVPSDAQAREKLALYVYEYLLHVGAQKAAQTFLSEIRWEKNITLGEPPGFLHSWWCVFWDLYCAAPERRDTCEHSSEAKAFHDYNPTAPSPLNQIPNDGMPGGPMPPAGFFTNSHMRPSPPQQPVSQPSPHSQPPPPPPHSQMMQNQFMSPRYPPGGPRGPGGVRMPQQVDFNPSGGVPGQPLMPNNMDPSRQGEGDFVGWQPGPGGMNSMNPRLNHPRGQPMGPMAPGGYGGMRPPPPNSMGPGPGPGGPMPPGMGMPPGGGRPWQQPNTSNMNYSSASPGNHYAGPPGSGSGPGPGTPIMPSPQGSSGPYSPASHRMGTPNPGGRDSTGSGGDGMYSMMKPVGPGQFSMAPGGPDGPIGPMGGDMVPPVMNGMSNPGDGMDGMKSSPANGPGTPREDSGPPIGYDITAYGQENDQNESAAILKIKETMQEEAKRFEKETPTDHQDFFMQ
- the Ssdp gene encoding sequence-specific single-stranded DNA-binding protein isoform X1, giving the protein MYAKGKGTTVPSDAQAREKLALYVYEYLLHVGAQKAAQTFLSEIRWEKNITLGEPPGFLHSWWCVFWDLYCAAPERRDTCEHSSEAKAFHDYGFVNSGYTVNGIAAHNPTAPSPLNQIPNDGMPGGPMPPAGFFTNSHMRPSPPQQPVSQPSPHSQPPPPPPHSQMMQNQQFMSPRYPPGGPRGPGGVRMPQQVDFNPSGGVPGQPLMPNNMDPSRQGEGDFVGWQPGPGGMNSMNPRLNHPRGQPMGPMAPGGYGGMRPPPPNSMGPGPGPGGPMPPGMGMPPGGGRPWQQPNTSNMNYSSASPGNHYAGPPGSGSGPGPGTPIMPSPQGSSGPYSPASHRMGTPNPGGRDSTGSGGDGMYSMMKPVGPGQFSMAPGGPDGPIGPMGGDMVPPVMNGMSNPGDGMDGMKSSPANGPGTPREDSGPPIGYDITAYGQENDQNESAAILKIKETMQEEAKRFEKETPTDHQDFFMQ
- the Ssdp gene encoding sequence-specific single-stranded DNA-binding protein isoform X7, producing MYAKGKGTTVPSDAQAREKLALYVYEYLLHVGAQKAAQTFLSEIRWEKNITLGEPPGFLHSWWCVFWDLYCAAPERRDTCEHSSEAKAFHDYNPTAPSPLNQIPNDGMPGGPMPPAGFFTNSHMRPSPPQQPVSQPSPHSQPPPPPPHSQMMQNQQFMSPRYPPGGPRGPGGVRMPQQVDFNPSGGVPGQPLMPNNMDPSRQGPGGMNSMNPRLNHPRGQPMGPMAPGGYGGMRPPPPNSMGPGPGPGGPMPPGMGMPPGGGRPWQQPNTSNMNYSSASPGNHYAGPPGSGSGPGPGTPIMPSPQGSSGPYSPASHRMGTPNPGGRDSTGSGGDGMYSMMKPVGPGQFSMAPGGPDGPIGPMGGDMVPPVMNGMSNPGDGMDGMKSSPANGPGTPREDSGPPIGYDITAYGQENDQNESAAILKIKETMQEEAKRFEKETPTDHQDFFMQ
- the Ssdp gene encoding sequence-specific single-stranded DNA-binding protein isoform X2 produces the protein MYAKGKGTTVPSDAQAREKLALYVYEYLLHVGAQKAAQTFLSEIRWEKNITLGEPPGFLHSWWCVFWDLYCAAPERRDTCEHSSEAKAFHDYGFVNSGYTVNGIAAHNPTAPSPLNQIPNDGMPGGPMPPAGFFTNSHMRPSPPQQPVSQPSPHSQPPPPPPHSQMMQNQFMSPRYPPGGPRGPGGVRMPQQVDFNPSGGVPGQPLMPNNMDPSRQGEGDFVGWQPGPGGMNSMNPRLNHPRGQPMGPMAPGGYGGMRPPPPNSMGPGPGPGGPMPPGMGMPPGGGRPWQQPNTSNMNYSSASPGNHYAGPPGSGSGPGPGTPIMPSPQGSSGPYSPASHRMGTPNPGGRDSTGSGGDGMYSMMKPVGPGQFSMAPGGPDGPIGPMGGDMVPPVMNGMSNPGDGMDGMKSSPANGPGTPREDSGPPIGYDITAYGQENDQNESAAILKIKETMQEEAKRFEKETPTDHQDFFMQ
- the Ssdp gene encoding sequence-specific single-stranded DNA-binding protein isoform X5, with product MYAKGKGTTVPSDAQAREKLALYVYEYLLHVGAQKAAQTFLSEIRWEKNITLGEPPGFLHSWWCVFWDLYCAAPERRDTCEHSSEAKAFHDYNPTAPSPLNQIPNDGMPGGPMPPAGFFTNSHMRPSPPQQPVSQPSPHSQPPPPPPHSQMMQNQQFMSPRYPPGGPRGPGGVRMPQQVDFNPSGGVPGQPLMPNNMDPSRQGEGDFVGWQPGPGGMNSMNPRLNHPRGQPMGPMAPGGYGGMRPPPPNSMGPGPGPGGPMPPGMGMPPGGGRPWQQPNTSNMNYSSASPGNHYAGPPGSGSGPGPGTPIMPSPQGSSGPYSPASHRMGTPNPGGRDSTGSGGDGMYSMMKPVGPGQFSMAPGGPDGPIGPMGGDMVPPVMNGMSNPGDGMDGMKSSPANGPGTPREDSGPPIGYDITAYGQENDQNESAAILKIKETMQEEAKRFEKETPTDHQDFFMQ
- the Ssdp gene encoding sequence-specific single-stranded DNA-binding protein isoform X8 yields the protein MYAKGKGTTVPSDAQAREKLALYVYEYLLHVGAQKAAQTFLSEIRWEKNITLGEPPGFLHSWWCVFWDLYCAAPERRDTCEHSSEAKAFHDYNPTAPSPLNQIPNDGMPGGPMPPAGFFTNSHMRPSPPQQPVSQPSPHSQPPPPPPHSQMMQNQFMSPRYPPGGPRGPGGVRMPQQVDFNPSGGVPGQPLMPNNMDPSRQGPGGMNSMNPRLNHPRGQPMGPMAPGGYGGMRPPPPNSMGPGPGPGGPMPPGMGMPPGGGRPWQQPNTSNMNYSSASPGNHYAGPPGSGSGPGPGTPIMPSPQGSSGPYSPASHRMGTPNPGGRDSTGSGGDGMYSMMKPVGPGQFSMAPGGPDGPIGPMGGDMVPPVMNGMSNPGDGMDGMKSSPANGPGTPREDSGPPIGYDITAYGQENDQNESAAILKIKETMQEEAKRFEKETPTDHQDFFMQ
- the Ssdp gene encoding sequence-specific single-stranded DNA-binding protein isoform X3, translated to MYAKGKGTTVPSDAQAREKLALYVYEYLLHVGAQKAAQTFLSEIRWEKNITLGEPPGFLHSWWCVFWDLYCAAPERRDTCEHSSEAKAFHDYGFVNSGYTVNGIAAHNPTAPSPLNQIPNDGMPGGPMPPAGFFTNSHMRPSPPQQPVSQPSPHSQPPPPPPHSQMMQNQQFMSPRYPPGGPRGPGGVRMPQQVDFNPSGGVPGQPLMPNNMDPSRQGPGGMNSMNPRLNHPRGQPMGPMAPGGYGGMRPPPPNSMGPGPGPGGPMPPGMGMPPGGGRPWQQPNTSNMNYSSASPGNHYAGPPGSGSGPGPGTPIMPSPQGSSGPYSPASHRMGTPNPGGRDSTGSGGDGMYSMMKPVGPGQFSMAPGGPDGPIGPMGGDMVPPVMNGMSNPGDGMDGMKSSPANGPGTPREDSGPPIGYDITAYGQENDQNESAAILKIKETMQEEAKRFEKETPTDHQDFFMQ